A genomic segment from Bacillus cereus G9842 encodes:
- a CDS encoding putative 2-aminoethylphosphonate ABC transporter substrate-binding protein: MKKTIFKAVATGMVFSLLMGCGAKKEESAGAKVKDEKLSGSLTVYTAIEEELVPIYLDSFKKKYPDVKLNIVRDSTGVITAKLLAEGKNTQADVVWGTAASSLLALDKKDMLKGYSPKGTDRVLPQFKDDKQPEKWVGNTAFMTGIAVNKEELKKKNLPMPESYEDLTKPEYKGTLVMPHPASSGTGFLTVSAWLQIMGEDKGWDYMKKLHDNMASYTHSGSKPAKLAGAGEYPVGVSMVYSALKEKQKGAPVEVVLPKEGLGWEVEANALIKKDNAKNDKLAQAFLDWAITDDVMKLYFEKNGFATIKNDYKLPEGFPKDVTEKLYKKNDFKWAAENRDKILEKWEKEFGQKAEPKK; this comes from the coding sequence GTGAAAAAAACAATCTTTAAAGCTGTAGCGACTGGAATGGTATTTTCGTTATTAATGGGGTGTGGTGCAAAGAAGGAAGAAAGTGCTGGAGCGAAAGTGAAAGATGAAAAATTATCTGGATCATTAACTGTTTACACAGCAATTGAAGAAGAGCTTGTACCAATTTATCTTGATTCCTTTAAAAAGAAATATCCTGATGTGAAATTAAACATTGTACGTGATTCAACAGGAGTTATTACTGCGAAATTGCTAGCTGAAGGGAAAAATACACAAGCAGATGTTGTATGGGGAACTGCGGCATCAAGTCTATTAGCTTTAGATAAAAAAGATATGTTAAAAGGATACTCTCCAAAAGGAACAGATCGTGTTCTTCCGCAATTTAAAGATGATAAGCAACCTGAAAAATGGGTAGGAAATACTGCATTTATGACGGGGATTGCTGTAAATAAAGAAGAATTAAAGAAGAAAAATTTACCGATGCCAGAATCATATGAAGATTTAACGAAACCAGAGTATAAAGGAACACTTGTTATGCCACATCCAGCATCATCTGGAACAGGGTTTTTAACAGTTTCTGCATGGCTACAAATCATGGGTGAAGATAAAGGCTGGGATTACATGAAGAAACTTCATGATAATATGGCAAGTTATACGCATTCAGGATCAAAACCAGCAAAATTAGCAGGAGCAGGTGAATATCCAGTCGGTGTATCAATGGTTTATAGTGCTTTAAAAGAAAAACAAAAAGGTGCCCCAGTTGAAGTTGTACTGCCGAAAGAAGGATTAGGATGGGAAGTAGAAGCGAACGCACTTATTAAGAAAGATAATGCGAAAAATGATAAATTAGCGCAAGCATTTTTAGATTGGGCAATTACTGATGATGTAATGAAGTTATACTTTGAGAAAAATGGATTTGCGACAATTAAAAATGACTATAAACTTCCAGAGGGATTCCCGAAAGATGTTACTGAAAAATTATATAAAAAGAATGACTTTAAATGGGCAGCAGAAAATCGTGACAAAATTTTAGAAAAATGGGAAAAAGAGTTTGGCCAAAAAGCAGAACCGAAAAAGTAA
- a CDS encoding putative 2-aminoethylphosphonate ABC transporter ATP-binding protein, whose translation MSEYLSIQHIQKQFDAFTALKDISFTVNKNEFVCLLGPSGCGKTTLLRILAGLEEPTTGSIAVNGKDITALPPGKRNFGMVFQSYALFPNLTALENIEYGLKTKKYGKAEVKEKALDALKLVDLLNVKDKYPAQMSGGQQQRVALARALALSPDILLLDEPLSALDAKVREKLRREMRDLQEEIGITTIMVTHDQEEALTMADKIVVMNHAEIMQIGTPEEIYQRPANPFVADFIGSINFFSKNNEEHAIRPEHVTIVQKEGIKTVVESMEFRGSVYRTEVRVIEENTHLYNEKIVVDILASEVEATAIRKGKPIQISFSENHMLSYGKKVIV comes from the coding sequence ATGAGCGAATATTTATCAATTCAACACATTCAAAAACAGTTTGATGCATTTACAGCGTTAAAAGATATTTCTTTTACTGTGAACAAAAATGAGTTTGTTTGTTTATTAGGCCCAAGTGGTTGTGGGAAAACGACGTTGCTTCGCATTTTAGCGGGACTAGAGGAACCAACGACTGGCAGTATAGCTGTGAATGGAAAAGATATTACAGCATTGCCTCCTGGAAAGAGAAACTTCGGAATGGTTTTCCAATCGTATGCTTTATTTCCGAATTTAACAGCACTTGAAAATATTGAATACGGCTTAAAGACAAAAAAATATGGGAAAGCAGAAGTGAAAGAGAAAGCGCTAGATGCGTTAAAACTTGTAGATTTGCTGAATGTAAAAGATAAATATCCTGCTCAAATGTCTGGTGGACAACAGCAGCGAGTAGCACTTGCACGTGCGCTCGCTCTGTCTCCAGATATTTTGTTACTCGATGAGCCGTTATCAGCTTTAGATGCAAAAGTGCGTGAAAAATTACGTAGAGAAATGCGTGATTTGCAAGAGGAAATAGGAATAACGACGATTATGGTAACGCATGATCAAGAAGAGGCATTAACGATGGCTGATAAAATTGTTGTAATGAATCATGCGGAAATTATGCAGATTGGAACACCAGAGGAGATTTATCAAAGACCAGCCAATCCGTTTGTGGCAGATTTTATTGGTTCTATTAATTTCTTTTCGAAAAATAACGAAGAACATGCAATTCGTCCTGAACATGTAACAATTGTACAAAAGGAAGGTATTAAAACAGTTGTGGAAAGTATGGAATTTCGCGGATCCGTATATCGGACGGAAGTGCGAGTCATAGAAGAAAACACACACCTTTATAATGAGAAAATTGTAGTGGATATATTAGCATCAGAAGTAGAAGCAACCGCTATTAGAAAAGGAAAGCCGATTCAAATCTCTTTCTCAGAAAATCATATGTTGTCATATGGAAAGAAGGTCATTGTATAG
- a CDS encoding putative 2-aminoethylphosphonate ABC transporter permease subunit — MEMLENYKVESTKKKIKRSIGKEEWIQRLVIIGMILSFLIILVLPLLQIFTQAFYNKDGVFIGLANFSKYFTTPTLVQSLQNTVWISGATTIISVAIAFVYAYAIARTNVFGKRVFQYVALLPLFAPTMMHGIALTYLFGNQGLVTKGMFGLFEGIQIPLYGPVGIVIAEVMYTFPQAFLILLIAFQGSDYRLYEASNMLGASKTKQFFTVTLPSVKYGLISAMFVVFTLSFTDFGAPKIVGGQYNVLATDVYKQVIGQQNMPMGATVGMILLIPAIFAFVVDRITQRKQANFLSSKAVPYRIIANKKRDVISFIYCSVITLMIILLFVAVGIAASVKVWPYNMSFTFEHFNFSSLTGDGLEAFKNSVIVSAVTAVIGAILTFVFAYAIEKIDQLQFFRKTGYFFSIVPLAIPGLVLGLGYVFFFSQPTIQILGLSVTNPFHSLYGTIAVLVLVNIIHFYSVTFVTATTALKKLDREFELVSQSMGIPFYKTFFRVTVPMCLPAILEMVMYYFVNSMVTVSAVVFLYAADFKLAAVSIVNMDDAGNVAPAAAMSVLIVITNIVVRVVYEWGTKALRNRTSQWQKR, encoded by the coding sequence ATGGAGATGTTAGAAAACTATAAGGTAGAAAGTACGAAAAAAAAGATTAAGAGAAGTATTGGGAAAGAGGAATGGATCCAAAGGCTCGTAATTATCGGTATGATCCTTTCCTTCCTTATCATACTTGTATTGCCGCTATTACAAATATTTACACAAGCTTTTTATAATAAAGATGGAGTTTTCATTGGTTTAGCGAATTTCAGTAAATATTTCACAACACCAACTTTAGTTCAGTCTTTACAAAATACAGTATGGATTTCGGGCGCAACAACAATTATTTCAGTTGCAATCGCATTCGTTTACGCATATGCAATTGCCCGTACGAATGTTTTTGGAAAGCGTGTATTTCAGTATGTAGCGTTATTACCATTGTTCGCACCAACGATGATGCACGGTATAGCACTTACATATTTATTTGGTAATCAAGGGCTAGTAACGAAAGGGATGTTTGGGTTATTTGAAGGTATACAAATCCCTTTATATGGACCAGTAGGAATTGTAATAGCTGAAGTTATGTATACATTTCCGCAAGCATTTCTTATATTGCTAATTGCCTTTCAAGGATCTGATTATCGATTATATGAAGCTTCTAATATGTTAGGGGCGAGTAAAACAAAGCAATTTTTCACGGTTACTTTACCTAGTGTAAAGTACGGATTAATTAGTGCAATGTTTGTTGTGTTTACACTTAGTTTTACTGATTTTGGGGCACCAAAAATTGTTGGTGGGCAATATAATGTGCTTGCTACTGACGTATACAAACAAGTAATTGGACAGCAAAATATGCCGATGGGTGCAACTGTCGGAATGATTTTATTAATCCCAGCTATATTCGCATTTGTAGTTGATCGTATTACGCAAAGAAAGCAGGCGAATTTCTTATCTTCAAAAGCAGTACCATACAGAATAATAGCTAATAAGAAAAGAGATGTAATCTCATTCATATATTGTAGTGTAATTACACTTATGATCATTCTATTATTTGTTGCAGTTGGTATTGCTGCAAGTGTGAAAGTATGGCCATATAATATGAGTTTTACATTTGAGCATTTTAATTTTTCGAGTTTAACAGGAGATGGACTTGAAGCATTTAAAAATAGCGTAATTGTTTCAGCAGTTACAGCAGTTATTGGGGCGATTTTAACATTTGTATTCGCATATGCAATTGAGAAAATAGACCAGCTACAATTTTTTAGAAAAACAGGTTACTTTTTCTCTATAGTGCCGTTAGCGATACCAGGTTTAGTACTCGGATTAGGATATGTCTTTTTCTTTAGTCAACCAACGATTCAAATTCTGGGACTATCAGTAACGAATCCGTTTCATTCTTTATACGGAACAATCGCTGTGTTAGTACTAGTAAATATCATTCATTTTTATTCTGTAACATTTGTCACGGCAACGACTGCCTTAAAGAAATTAGACCGAGAGTTTGAGCTTGTTTCGCAGTCAATGGGTATTCCGTTTTATAAAACATTCTTTAGAGTAACAGTACCAATGTGTTTACCAGCAATTTTAGAAATGGTGATGTACTACTTCGTAAATTCGATGGTAACTGTGTCAGCAGTTGTATTCTTATATGCAGCTGATTTTAAACTAGCTGCCGTATCAATCGTAAATATGGATGATGCAGGAAATGTAGCGCCAGCAGCTGCAATGAGTGTACTTATTGTTATTACAAATATTGTAGTGAGAGTTGTATATGAATGGGGAACGAAAGCACTTCGTAACCGAACTTCGCAATGGCAAAAAAGATAA
- the phnX gene encoding phosphonoacetaldehyde hydrolase yields MKIEAVIFDWAGTTVDYGCFAPLEVFMKIFHKRGVEITVEEARKPMGLLKIDHVRALTEMPRIADEWKRVFGQLPTEVDIHEMYEEFEEILFSILPSYATPIEGVKEVIASLRERGIKIGSTTGYTREMMDIVAKEAALQGYKPDFLVTPDDVPAGRPYPWMCYKNAMELDVYPMNHMIKVGDTVSDMKEGRNAGMWTVGVILGSSELGLTEEEVESMDSVELREKIEVVRNRFVENGAHFTIETMQELENIIEHIEKQELIIS; encoded by the coding sequence ATGAAAATTGAAGCAGTTATTTTTGATTGGGCAGGTACGACAGTTGATTACGGATGTTTTGCACCACTAGAAGTATTCATGAAGATTTTTCATAAACGCGGCGTTGAAATTACAGTAGAAGAAGCACGTAAGCCAATGGGATTATTAAAAATAGATCATGTAAGGGCACTAACAGAAATGCCTCGTATTGCGGATGAGTGGAAGCGTGTCTTCGGTCAATTACCAACAGAAGTAGACATTCATGAGATGTATGAAGAGTTTGAAGAAATTCTCTTTTCTATTTTGCCAAGTTATGCTACGCCGATTGAGGGGGTAAAAGAAGTAATCGCTTCTTTACGTGAGAGAGGCATTAAAATCGGTTCAACAACTGGTTATACGAGAGAAATGATGGATATTGTTGCAAAGGAAGCAGCGTTACAAGGATATAAACCTGATTTTCTTGTTACGCCAGATGATGTTCCAGCAGGCCGTCCATATCCATGGATGTGCTATAAAAATGCAATGGAACTTGATGTGTATCCGATGAATCATATGATAAAAGTAGGGGACACAGTATCAGATATGAAAGAAGGTAGAAATGCTGGAATGTGGACAGTTGGCGTAATTCTTGGAAGTAGTGAGCTCGGTTTAACGGAAGAGGAAGTGGAGAGTATGGATTCGGTAGAGCTTCGTGAAAAAATAGAAGTAGTTCGTAATCGGTTTGTTGAAAATGGGGCTCATTTTACGATTGAAACGATGCAGGAGCTCGAAAATATAATAGAACATATCGAGAAACAAGAACTAATTATTTCATAA
- the phnW gene encoding 2-aminoethylphosphonate--pyruvate transaminase: MNENHYLLLTPGPLTTTKSVKEVMLYDWCTWDVEYNTMVQEVRAKLVSLATKEEEKYTTVLMQGSGTFSVEAVIGSVIPANGKLLVCTNGAYGKRIVQMAEMLQIDVVVSQTEEWEPTNIVEVEKLLQEDKEITHIAVVHCETTTGIINPIVDVCKLGKQYGKVTIVDAMSSFGGIEIDIADLQIDFLISSANKCIQGVPGFGFVIAKRDELLKCKGKGRSLSLDLYDQWETMEKQNGKWRFTSPTHVVHAFYQALLELEKEGGVRARYNRYYNNQKLLVNRMGEIGFKPLVDEKYQSPIITSFIYPKEGFEFQQLYNELKRYGFVIYPGKISKVDTFRIGNIGDVHEEDINRLVDSIAKGAVIG, encoded by the coding sequence ATGAATGAAAATCACTATTTATTATTAACACCAGGACCATTAACGACAACAAAATCAGTAAAAGAAGTTATGCTATACGATTGGTGTACGTGGGATGTTGAATATAATACGATGGTGCAAGAAGTAAGAGCTAAACTTGTATCGTTAGCGACGAAGGAAGAAGAGAAATATACAACAGTGTTAATGCAAGGAAGCGGTACGTTTTCAGTTGAAGCAGTAATTGGTTCTGTTATTCCGGCAAATGGGAAGCTTCTCGTTTGTACAAATGGTGCGTACGGTAAGCGCATCGTGCAAATGGCAGAGATGTTACAGATTGATGTAGTGGTCAGTCAAACAGAAGAGTGGGAACCTACTAATATTGTAGAAGTAGAAAAGTTATTGCAAGAAGATAAAGAGATTACGCATATTGCAGTTGTTCATTGTGAAACAACGACAGGTATTATAAATCCAATTGTAGATGTATGTAAATTAGGAAAGCAGTATGGAAAGGTTACAATTGTTGATGCGATGAGTAGTTTCGGCGGGATTGAAATAGACATTGCTGATTTACAAATTGATTTTTTAATTAGTAGTGCAAATAAGTGTATTCAAGGGGTTCCTGGATTCGGATTTGTAATCGCAAAACGTGATGAATTATTGAAGTGTAAAGGAAAAGGACGTTCTTTATCTCTTGATTTATATGATCAATGGGAAACGATGGAAAAACAAAATGGGAAATGGCGTTTTACTTCACCTACACATGTTGTACATGCTTTTTATCAAGCACTACTTGAACTAGAAAAAGAGGGGGGAGTGAGAGCGCGTTACAATCGATATTACAACAATCAAAAACTACTAGTGAATAGAATGGGAGAAATCGGATTTAAGCCACTAGTAGATGAGAAATATCAATCTCCTATTATTACATCTTTCATTTATCCAAAAGAGGGGTTCGAGTTTCAACAGTTATATAACGAATTAAAGCGTTATGGATTTGTTATTTACCCTGGAAAAATTTCGAAAGTAGATACGTTTCGCATTGGAAATATCGGTGATGTACATGAAGAAGATATTAATCGCTTAGTTGATAGTATTGCTAAAGGAGCTGTTATTGGATGA
- a CDS encoding saccharopine dehydrogenase family protein, which yields MKVFCLGGAGKICREAILDLVQFSSFETITVADFNEEEGRKVVEWLNDPRVDFVKVDVTNHEDTVAKMIGYDIVMDGTTIKLNGLSTRCIAEAGCHGVNLNGFGEENESHAIFVQNEKTCLPGFGMTPGVTQMMAMHAANQLDTVDTIRVSHGSYRPIAFSASITETTTYEYDPHLPSRTVYEDGEFKQVLPFARPREIELPAPYGKTTQYIIPHSETITLAKALENKGIKLIETRGTWPKQNMQLVHALYDYGILRNDQIEINGKEIGIMDCISRYLLQSKEGQETEVYGYALHVEVIGMKNNEKQRHVLYHTHPLSDGSVVGWEKLRAYTRNVGIPFGIAAELIANGNVNRVGVVTPEEAFENPQLIFDELAKRGIHIHEKVSAYKENYNLV from the coding sequence ATGAAAGTATTTTGCTTAGGTGGAGCAGGTAAAATTTGTCGTGAAGCTATTTTGGATTTAGTTCAATTTTCATCTTTTGAGACGATTACAGTAGCTGATTTTAACGAGGAAGAGGGCCGTAAAGTAGTAGAATGGCTCAACGATCCTCGTGTTGATTTTGTAAAAGTAGATGTAACGAATCACGAGGATACGGTTGCAAAAATGATTGGTTATGACATTGTAATGGACGGTACGACGATAAAGCTAAACGGATTGTCGACCCGCTGTATTGCAGAAGCAGGGTGTCACGGTGTGAACTTAAATGGATTTGGTGAAGAAAATGAATCGCATGCTATATTTGTTCAAAACGAAAAAACATGTTTACCTGGATTTGGCATGACGCCAGGTGTAACGCAAATGATGGCAATGCATGCAGCAAATCAACTGGATACTGTAGATACGATCCGCGTAAGTCACGGTTCGTATCGTCCGATTGCTTTTTCTGCATCAATTACAGAGACAACGACATATGAATATGATCCACATTTACCATCGCGTACAGTGTATGAAGATGGTGAATTTAAGCAAGTACTTCCGTTTGCGCGTCCAAGAGAAATAGAATTGCCAGCGCCTTATGGTAAGACAACGCAGTATATAATCCCGCATTCTGAAACAATTACGTTAGCAAAGGCACTAGAAAATAAAGGTATCAAACTGATAGAGACGAGAGGAACTTGGCCAAAGCAAAATATGCAACTTGTACATGCTTTATATGATTACGGCATATTGCGTAATGATCAGATTGAAATAAATGGGAAAGAAATTGGTATTATGGATTGTATTTCGCGGTATTTATTACAATCGAAAGAAGGACAAGAAACAGAGGTTTATGGTTATGCACTTCATGTAGAAGTAATAGGTATGAAAAATAATGAGAAGCAAAGACATGTATTATATCATACACATCCGTTATCTGATGGCTCTGTTGTAGGATGGGAAAAATTAAGAGCTTATACGAGAAACGTAGGTATTCCATTTGGGATTGCTGCAGAGTTAATTGCAAATGGAAATGTAAATAGGGTGGGTGTTGTTACGCCTGAAGAAGCTTTTGAAAATCCACAATTGATTTTTGATGAGCTAGCAAAGCGCGGTATTCATATTCATGAAAAAGTTTCTGCTTATAAAGAAAATTACAACCTTGTATAA
- a CDS encoding DeoR/GlpR family DNA-binding transcription regulator has protein sequence MSVVGEERKRTILEKVEFKGKVKVSELAREFAVSTETIRRYLEELDREKKLKKVYGGAVQLPGAGVEAPMLEREMLHIEEKKRIGYKAATFVEDGDVIAIDDGSTPLQMVPYLVHRKNLTIVTSSFPVATQLISSINKKMFHGEVLFIGGKVSPKHSRVSGSISQQVIQQFHFHKAFVSIDGLLPSFGVSSFELEKAKLSEAMMKLAEKTYILCDHTKVGVKGNYRIAAFSRIQHVICDKKMPYSFEEELMKHNIQWTVC, from the coding sequence ATGTCTGTAGTAGGAGAAGAAAGAAAGCGAACCATTCTTGAAAAGGTAGAATTTAAAGGGAAAGTAAAGGTTTCAGAATTAGCTAGAGAATTTGCTGTATCAACAGAAACGATTCGTCGATATTTAGAAGAATTAGATCGTGAAAAGAAGTTGAAAAAAGTGTATGGTGGAGCTGTTCAACTTCCAGGCGCTGGGGTAGAGGCACCAATGTTAGAAAGAGAAATGCTACATATAGAAGAGAAGAAAAGAATTGGTTATAAAGCAGCGACATTTGTAGAAGATGGTGATGTCATTGCAATTGATGATGGAAGTACACCGCTTCAAATGGTTCCATACCTTGTTCATCGTAAAAACTTAACGATTGTAACAAGTTCATTTCCAGTCGCAACACAATTAATTTCTTCTATTAATAAAAAGATGTTTCACGGTGAAGTTTTATTTATAGGTGGAAAAGTATCTCCAAAGCATTCGCGTGTATCAGGGTCTATTTCTCAGCAAGTAATACAGCAATTCCATTTTCATAAAGCGTTCGTTTCGATTGATGGGCTATTACCTAGTTTTGGAGTTTCCAGCTTTGAATTAGAGAAAGCGAAATTGTCAGAGGCGATGATGAAATTAGCTGAGAAAACATATATTTTATGTGATCATACGAAGGTAGGCGTGAAAGGGAATTATCGTATAGCAGCATTTTCACGTATTCAACATGTAATTTGTGATAAAAAAATGCCATATAGTTTTGAAGAAGAACTTATGAAGCATAATATTCAGTGGACAGTTTGTTAA
- a CDS encoding NEAT domain-containing leucine-rich repeat protein, translated as MKKNYMKALVVATTLAIPFATYSTPALAALKVEANQSVAAASDRTYDTEIKIYKDQKDEPSMVSQYIKDPKVTIAAGKKIVTVTMQDSDYFQYLRIEDRNQPGVFHDVKVLSEDKRKNGTKVVQFEIGEFEKKHNMQMHILIPAIGYDHKYQVQFEIKDPTVGNKETEKPDDNSNSGNTETDNPVDNQNMITDNKLRELVNKKVFNRKDLNTPITKEELLQVKDLFLNTNEILDYSALKYMPNLKSLTVANAKIKDPSFFANLKQLNHLALRGNEFSDVTPLVKMNNLESLDLSNNKITNVAPLTEMKNVKTLYLSGNQIEDVTALAKMEQLDYLNLANNKIKNVAPLSALKNVTYLTLAGNQIEDIKPLYSLPLKDLVLTRNNVKDLSGIDQMNQLNKLFVGKNQIKDVTPLAKMTQLTELDLPNNELKDITPLSSLVNLQKLDLEANYITDLSPVSNLKKLVFLSFVANEIRDVRPVIELSKTAYINVQNQKVFLEETEVNKEVKVPIYEKDGEISTKIRLKSDNGTYSNGVVKWSTPGEKVYEFGVKDPFADTGIFFTGSVIQNVVESKDGNTSKEDEKTEVVEFKDVPKGHWSEEAINYLAKEKLFIGYGNGEFGFGDNITRGQVALLIQRYLKLENNLEPKTAFTDTKGNMYETAIDAVVQAGIMTGYGNDIFRPDGVLTRYEMSVVLQRVFQLKENENSAENFKDIPNGHWAKGYVKALVDNKISKGDGEGNFLGDNFVTREQYAQFLYNAIKK; from the coding sequence TTGAAAAAAAATTATATGAAGGCGCTAGTAGTAGCGACAACATTAGCAATTCCATTTGCTACGTACTCTACTCCAGCATTAGCAGCACTAAAAGTTGAAGCAAATCAATCGGTAGCAGCAGCGAGTGATCGCACGTATGATACTGAGATTAAAATATATAAGGATCAAAAAGACGAGCCATCTATGGTTTCTCAATATATAAAAGATCCTAAAGTAACAATTGCAGCTGGCAAAAAAATTGTCACTGTAACAATGCAAGATAGCGATTATTTTCAATATCTTAGAATAGAAGATAGAAACCAGCCTGGTGTATTTCATGATGTGAAAGTTTTGTCAGAAGATAAGAGGAAGAATGGAACGAAAGTAGTTCAATTTGAAATTGGCGAGTTTGAGAAGAAGCACAATATGCAAATGCATATACTTATTCCAGCTATTGGATATGATCACAAATATCAAGTTCAATTTGAAATTAAAGATCCAACTGTAGGTAACAAAGAAACAGAGAAACCAGATGATAACTCTAATTCAGGCAATACGGAAACGGATAATCCAGTTGATAATCAAAACATGATAACAGATAACAAATTAAGAGAACTTGTTAATAAAAAAGTATTTAATAGAAAAGATTTAAATACACCAATTACGAAAGAAGAGTTATTACAAGTAAAGGATTTGTTTTTAAATACAAACGAGATACTTGATTATAGTGCATTAAAATATATGCCAAATTTAAAATCTTTAACAGTTGCGAATGCAAAGATAAAAGATCCGTCGTTCTTTGCGAACCTAAAGCAATTAAATCATTTAGCTTTGCGTGGTAATGAGTTTTCAGATGTAACGCCACTTGTTAAGATGAATAATTTAGAGTCTCTTGATTTAAGTAATAATAAAATTACAAATGTTGCACCACTAACTGAAATGAAAAATGTAAAAACTTTATATCTATCAGGCAACCAAATAGAAGATGTAACAGCATTAGCGAAAATGGAACAACTAGATTACTTGAATTTAGCAAATAATAAAATTAAGAACGTTGCTCCATTAAGTGCTTTAAAAAATGTAACATACTTAACTTTAGCAGGTAATCAAATTGAAGATATTAAACCGTTATATTCATTACCTTTAAAAGATTTAGTATTAACGCGTAATAATGTTAAAGATTTATCGGGTATTGATCAAATGAATCAATTAAATAAATTATTTGTCGGGAAAAATCAAATTAAAGATGTGACACCACTTGCTAAAATGACTCAGCTTACAGAATTAGATTTACCCAATAATGAATTAAAAGATATTACTCCATTATCAAGTCTAGTAAACTTACAAAAGCTTGATTTAGAAGCGAATTATATTACAGACTTATCACCAGTGAGCAATTTGAAAAAATTAGTATTTCTAAGTTTTGTTGCAAATGAAATCCGTGATGTCCGACCAGTTATAGAACTAAGTAAGACGGCTTATATCAATGTCCAAAACCAAAAAGTATTTTTAGAGGAAACAGAAGTAAATAAAGAAGTAAAAGTACCTATATATGAAAAAGATGGTGAGATTTCTACGAAAATTCGTCTGAAGAGCGATAACGGTACGTATAGTAATGGTGTAGTGAAATGGAGTACACCAGGTGAGAAAGTATATGAATTTGGTGTGAAAGATCCATTTGCGGATACAGGAATCTTCTTTACAGGGTCTGTTATTCAAAATGTAGTAGAAAGTAAAGACGGTAATACATCTAAAGAAGATGAGAAAACAGAAGTGGTAGAATTTAAAGATGTACCAAAGGGACATTGGTCAGAAGAAGCAATTAATTACTTAGCGAAAGAAAAGTTATTTATAGGCTATGGAAATGGTGAATTTGGATTTGGTGATAACATTACTCGTGGACAAGTAGCTCTTCTAATACAAAGGTATTTAAAATTAGAAAATAATCTAGAACCAAAAACGGCATTTACAGATACGAAAGGAAATATGTATGAAACGGCTATTGATGCAGTGGTTCAAGCTGGTATTATGACAGGGTATGGAAATGATATATTCCGTCCAGATGGAGTATTAACTCGATATGAAATGTCAGTAGTACTACAAAGAGTATTTCAGTTAAAAGAAAATGAAAATAGTGCAGAGAATTTCAAAGATATACCAAATGGCCATTGGGCGAAAGGATATGTGAAAGCTCTAGTAGATAATAAAATATCAAAAGGTGACGGGGAAGGGAATTTTTTAGGAGATAATTTCGTAACACGTGAACAATATGCACAGTTTTTGTATAATGCAATAAAGAAATAA
- a CDS encoding class II aldolase/adducin family protein: protein MLFFLKKWNELKDVKSELALRDWFYGTKISLSLCTSKEPLTFLVNVEGRDKGLFSEEDFIVVNCMCESVFENEEKPAAESFMHADIYKKSSAGCILQVQTVDSHLISELYGEEGEVTFDKRSVERVFGKEGITEMTIPIVEDEKKFADLLESNVPNFIEGGGVVLVHNYGMIVWGKTPEEAKKWLEGIEYLMNYHVKLLMIKGARSSVI, encoded by the coding sequence ATGTTATTTTTTCTGAAGAAATGGAATGAATTAAAAGATGTGAAATCTGAATTGGCACTTCGTGATTGGTTTTATGGTACCAAAATTAGTTTGTCGCTATGTACGTCAAAAGAGCCGTTAACATTTTTAGTAAATGTTGAGGGAAGAGATAAAGGGCTATTTTCGGAAGAAGATTTTATTGTCGTAAATTGCATGTGCGAGTCAGTATTTGAAAATGAAGAAAAACCAGCTGCAGAGTCATTTATGCATGCGGATATTTATAAAAAAAGTAGTGCAGGATGTATTTTACAAGTGCAGACTGTAGATAGTCATTTAATATCAGAGTTATATGGAGAAGAAGGAGAAGTAACGTTCGATAAACGCAGTGTGGAACGTGTTTTCGGAAAAGAAGGTATAACAGAAATGACCATTCCAATTGTAGAAGATGAAAAAAAATTCGCTGATTTATTAGAAAGCAATGTTCCGAATTTCATTGAAGGTGGAGGAGTAGTTCTTGTTCATAATTACGGCATGATTGTGTGGGGAAAAACGCCAGAAGAAGCGAAAAAATGGCTAGAGGGTATAGAATATTTAATGAACTATCATGTGAAATTATTAATGATTAAGGGCGCAAGAAGCTCTGTTATATAA